A portion of the Babylonia areolata isolate BAREFJ2019XMU chromosome 16, ASM4173473v1, whole genome shotgun sequence genome contains these proteins:
- the LOC143291196 gene encoding uncharacterized protein LOC143291196: MECRERTVSLASWTHLCEWLVVVFFGLTAVEVTADKNCPVVSSMLYAYVDESRYEFSYTFDPIIKTNIDLLDRLFTSDDEVICDWVVRAKADHTARVLIEDFRLTPASRTRDGDCLRVYDGKTSEGKLLEKLCGGDITPEAVKAYSGSDRYLYLEYTQGEITGERSFVIVYTAEPDSKELLIKIAAIVCGSVVAVAIVFLAFKFTHYCRPCRKRCCPNQPMEGGMPQRELRPLSPDVLAPPSGGGGGARADTNVPQRGAAQRHPPQAEGGRPGGEGEEEGEDWLPVDEAPPSYDSIFGSSEEQYKAN, from the exons ATGGAGTGTAGAGAACGAACGGTTTCTTTAGCTTCGTGGACACATTTGTGTGAATGGCTGGTCGTTGTATTTTTCGGTCTTACAGCTGTCGAAG TTACTGCAGATAAGAATTGCCCAGTTGTATCGTCGATGCTCTATGCCTATGTTGATGAAAGCCGATATGAGTTTTCCTACACCTTTGATCCCATCATCAAAACCAATATTGATCTCCTGGACAG ACTGTTTACTTCAGATGATGAAGTGATCTGTGACTGGGTGGTGAGAGCAAAAGCGGATCACACGGCCAGGGTGCTGATTGAAGACTTTCGTCTGACGCCAGCTTCACGCACCAGAGATGGGGACTGCTTGAGGGTTTATGATG GAAAGACGTCAGAAGGCAAGCTGCTGGAGAAGTTGTGTGGCGGAGACATCACCCCGGAGGCTGTGAAGGCCTACAGCGGCAGTGACCGCTACCTCTACCTGGAGTACACACAGGGGGAGATCACCGGGGAACGAAGCTTTGTCATCGTCTACACAGCTGAGCCAG aTAGCAAAGAGCTGCTTATCAAAATTGCTGCTATTGTATGTGGGTCGGTGGTAGCCGTAGCCATCGTCTTCCTGGCTTTCAAATTCACTCACTACTGTCGACCCTGCCGCAAACGTTGCTGTCCCAACCAGCCCATGGAGGGGGGCATGCCTCAGCGCGAACTTCGACCGCTGTCTCCGGACGTGCTGGCACCAcccagtgggggtggtggtggagcccGAGCAGACACTAACGTACCACAGAGAGGGGCTGCTCAGAGACATCCGCCTCAAGCTGAGGGTGGGAgacctgggggggagggggaggaggagggggaggattggTTACCTGTGGATGAAGCTCCTCCTTCATACGACTCCATCTTTGGCAGTTCTGAGGAGCAGTACAAGGCAAATTGA